The sequence below is a genomic window from Lycium ferocissimum isolate CSIRO_LF1 chromosome 9, AGI_CSIRO_Lferr_CH_V1, whole genome shotgun sequence.
AGGGCACGAGTTGAATCAGCTGAAGCAGACGGTGGCTCAGTACCAGGAGCAGCTTAGAACCCTTGAGGTCAATTTTCTCTTAAATCTGATAAATTTTTCGTGGTTTATCTCTTGGCTGGAAATTGCATATTACTTTTCATTCTATTCATTCTTACTCTGACTGTATGACAAAGGGACTAAAGAAACGGGAAAGTGGACTAAAATCTGGTTTTCATCTTTTTGAAGCATATGTTCTATAAAAGTGGGGTAAAGGACATAGATCCCTTCTGCTTCCCACTTGAGAGCCTTTGTTTTGAGAAAATTAATACACTCACATTTGCCTGCATACGTTTTAAGTAGAAGGAAAAGGCGCCCTTTAATCCATCTGAGAGTATGTTATCCcaattgtatttggaatttatgcACCAAATGTGATTctagtttacatttttttttgcttactgTTCTGGACCACTTCTCATGTATGGCATTGTAGTTATCGTTTGGCCTTTCTGCGTCTTTCAGGTCAATAACTATGCTCTCTCGATGCACCTCAAGCAGGCTGAACAAAGCAACTCTATTCCAGGGCATTTCAATCCCGATATCTTTTAGTATGTATCATCTGTCCTTATTGGCTGCGTAATGGGGGAATAGAAACAGTGATGTCCTATTGTCACATTAGTAACAAGTGTCTCCTTGTAGATATAATATAAGGCTAGAACTTCTGTCGTTTGATCAAAGTGCCCTGCTGTACTTGTACCAGTCATTTAagttttcactttctttttagCTGGTGTTTCCTTATCAGAACCGAAGTTCATACATTTCTGTGCTCCTACTAATGTGAAGAAACTATTTAGCACATGATTGCTgtgctttctttttttgttcgaTATGATTTCTGTTCCATTTGATCCCTTTATTCTCAGGTGTATATGATATATCGAGTAAATAAACACGAGACTATGGGAAGTCCTCTCAATTTTCAATAAAAATGTAACCACGATGCAATACTGATtgcaaatttcatgaaactggCAGGTTTCAAGATCTTGATACTCTAAATGGGTACAAAATTAAGTCTCATAGATGAATGCTATATCATAATATGTTTTTTAGTCGGAGGCTTGGGATTTATATAGATCAATTATCAGAACATTGGGAAATATAGTATACTAGTAAACATAATTTTCACCAGAACCATGAGCTTGTCTGCTCTGAAAGCACACATTAGATCAATACTAACTAGTATACTAGTAAACATAATTTTCACCAGAACCATGAGCTTGTCTGCTCTGAAAGCACACATTAGATCAATACTAACTTGAATAAAGAGCCAGGCCAATTGTCATATCTGACCCTTCCCCTACACATTCATGGGCTCACCCCAAACCCTTGgggtgaaaaagaaagaaaacaagaaaaaaccaGAAGAGAAGCCACTAGGGTTAGCAGCTCAATTAGCAAAGGTTGAGGAACACTAGTTTGAGTCCTATGCCAAGCGAATTAAGTCCAATATTtaagtgaagaaaggtaaaggGTTGAGCCTATCATCCCCAGTTTTGAATGTTGCGGTTGACCCAGAGAGAACTGTCTCCAGACAAGTTTCTCGATCATATAACAGGAGAGAGAGTACAACAGAACTAGAGATTTGTATAGCTTGTAACAAAGGCCATTAACTTGCATGGTTGCTTAAGAAAATGGAACAAGAGTTCCACAAGCTTTCATCATCTTCTTGAACTCATCAAAATTCACCATTCCATCTCCATCCACATCAACTTTCTTTATCATCTCCTTACAATAATCCAATTTCATGCCCTCTTTCATCCCTAAAGATGAAAGAATCTTACTCAACTCTTCTTCTGATATTAATCCATCTTTATCATgatcaaacacatcaaaagcTTCCTTAagatctctctctcttttatcTACTTCTTCTTGATTCATTTCTCCTTCATTCATTGCCTCTATTCCCAAGAAAGTATGACAAAGTTCATAGAACTCATCAAGATCAATTAAACCATCTTTGTTGGAATCAACTTTCTCgaccatatcaacaatatcttTGTCCTCCATCAAAATACCAATATTCTTGAGAGATAGCTTCAATTCTTGCTTTGTTATGTAACCATCATTGTTCTTGTCAAAAGTTGCAAAAATACTCTTTAGTTCAACCTTGTTGTAATTGTTAGAGCTTTTCACCTTCTCTTCATCCATGGCTATTGAGGATGATGAGGATGTTATTATGGTCTTCTCTTCCATGGCTATTGAGGATGTTATTATGGTCTTCTCTTGGAGAGGTGGAGATTTTAAAGAAATTGATTGAATCCAAGATTGTAACTTGTTGGTTGGGAAATTGAAAAGGGTTGTTACAAGGCCAATAATGAAGAGAATTGCTAAGAAAAGAATGGTTAATAATGTCAacatctttcttttattttgtggTTCTTGAAGTTGAATGACACAGACAAAGAAACAAGTGGAAAAAGAATATAGTAAGTGACAGAGATGGAGAGTTGAGCTTAAATGAAAAAAGGATAAAAGTATCAATAAGCAGTGAAGAGAAAGATACCCTTTATCAAAAGTAAGTGGATAACCAACGAAGGTCATGGTgagataaaaagaatttttgaattttaaccGGAGGTTTCGAGTTCAAATCATGGAAATGAAACTTTTTTTGGTAGGGATTGTTTTCTCCTTTAATGGGTCTTACGTGATGCGAATTTAGATGAGTCGGAACTCATAGAGGATACCCGACACCGGGAGAAACCAACAAAAGTGAAGGACAGAGG
It includes:
- the LOC132030835 gene encoding calmodulin-like protein 3, producing the protein MLTLLTILFLAILFIIGLVTTLFNFPTNKLQSWIQSISLKSPPLQEKTIITSSIAMEEKTIITSSSSSIAMDEEKVKSSNNYNKVELKSIFATFDKNNDGYITKQELKLSLKNIGILMEDKDIVDMVEKVDSNKDGLIDLDEFYELCHTFLGIEAMNEGEMNQEEVDKRERDLKEAFDVFDHDKDGLISEEELSKILSSLGMKEGMKLDYCKEMIKKVDVDGDGMVNFDEFKKMMKACGTLVPFS